CGTGCAGCAGGATGATCACCCGGAACACGCGCGAGGTCGAGGCCGCGGCGAGGAAGAGGCCCTCGTACACGCAGCAGACGGCGACGCAGATGAGCATCAGTGTCGCCAGCAGCGCCTGGAAGACATCCAGTCCGCGCAGCAGGTACGAGAGCGACAGGAAGGGGAGCGCCGCGCCGGCGAAGAGGAGGATCAGGATGAACGCCGCCGCCGTCTTGCCGTCCACGAACTGCCGCGGCTTCAGGATGGTCGTGTACTGCAGGTCGAGATGCTCGCCGCTCCGTTCCGCCGCCATGCGGATGCCCACGTAGAAGGGGGCGCAGAACAGCAGCAGCACCGTCAGCACGAAATAGACCGCATGGAACACCTCCTTGCCGAGACCCTGGGCGGCCAGGGCAACGCCCTGCTGCAGGCTCTCGCGCGAGCTGAGCAGCACGATCATCACGGCGATGAAGGCCACCGACAGAAAGCCGATCAGTCCCGCGGCCACGAGCCGGCTGCGCACCATCTGCCGCAGCTCCTTCAGCGTCACCGGATTGATCACGTCGCTCACGCTCATGCCAAATCCCCCCGGGTCACCTGCATAAACACGTCCTCCAGCCCGATCTGCTCCTGGCGGAACTCGGCGACGCGCACGCCCCGCTGAATGAGCGCGGCCAGGATGTCGGCGGCGGCCTCGCCGCCCGCGGCCGTCTCCGCCGCGCAGCGGTCGCCGCGGACCTGCGCCGCCGTCACGCCGGGGATTTCGAGCAGGATCCTCGCCAGCGCCTCGGGCGCCGGGGCCAGCGCCCGCACGAGCACCCGCTGCGTCGGCTGGCCGCCCCCCGCCAGAGTCGCCACCGTGCCGTTGCCGACCAGCACGCCGCGCTCGATGATCACCACGCTCGAACACATTTCGCCGAGTTCGGAGAGGATGTGCGAGCTGATCAGCACGGCCTTGCCGCTCTCGGCGAACGCCCGCACCAGCTCGCGCAGCTCGATGCGCGCCCGCGGGTCGAGGCCGTTCGCCGGCTCGTCCATCACCAGCAGCGACGGCCGGTGGACCAGCGCCCGCGCCAGGCTCACGCGCTGCTTCATCCCCTTGGAGAGGCTCTTGAGGGTCTTGTCGCGGATGGGTTCGAGTCCGGTGAAGGCCTCGACTTCGCCCACCGCGTCGCGCAGCGCCGCGCCGCGAAAGCCGAAGGCGCGCCCGAAGAAGTCCACGTATTCGTGCGCCGTCATGTCGGCGTGTTCCGGCAGCGCGTCGGGCATGTAGCCGATCTGCCGCCGCCCCGCCTCGGGAAAGTCCGAGACCGACACGCCGTCGATGAGCACATCGCCCGCCGTCGGTTCGTCGAGCGTGGCGAGAATGCGCAGGGT
The genomic region above belongs to Lentisphaerota bacterium and contains:
- a CDS encoding ABC transporter ATP-binding protein, translating into MSIEISNLVRHFGKVKAVNGVSFSFGMGEVVGFVGPNGAGKTTTLRILATLDEPTAGDVLIDGVSVSDFPEAGRRQIGYMPDALPEHADMTAHEYVDFFGRAFGFRGAALRDAVGEVEAFTGLEPIRDKTLKSLSKGMKQRVSLARALVHRPSLLVMDEPANGLDPRARIELRELVRAFAESGKAVLISSHILSELGEMCSSVVIIERGVLVGNGTVATLAGGGQPTQRVLVRALAPAPEALARILLEIPGVTAAQVRGDRCAAETAAGGEAAADILAALIQRGVRVAEFRQEQIGLEDVFMQVTRGDLA